TGTCTATTAATCTGTAAATACCAAACATTTACCACTTGCACAGCATATTTAGAACTGCACTGTAATGTGTGCTTTTCATGAGAAAGTTGTCTACCAGGTTTGCTTATCTAGACATGGGTGCCTAATTCATGGAGAGTCAATTAGGTGGAACAGGAAACCTAGGTTATATTCCCATTTTGACAAGATCCTTAGTGTAGCAATCTTGTTTTGAATGGCTCAGGTTGCTTTGGTTCCAAACAGTCTAGTCTAGAGTAAGTTAAAATGggcaaaatgaagaaatgaggGGAATAACAGAGATCAAGTATCCACTGTTGGCTTCCAAGACCTTGTTAAATTAGTTTAACAACAAAAAGTTCTGTAGTTTAGCATCAGTTTCCCAGACTTTTTTTTATCATGGCCTGCCATACAAGAGATGGACTCAATGGCACATAAGTGCAGTGGGGGAACTGATcaaaaggaagagaagcaaacagttcagttttctctttttagaatAACTTTCACTGCATACTTTTCATAGCACCATATACTTCCCTTTAAGCAGTTGCTGTAGTTTTTGTGAGAATACTAAGTATTTTTAAACAAGAGGGTAGTTTGCTTCTAAAGGAGAAAGCTGATGAATTACTAACCCATTTCTGGATTGCGAAGGAAACTGCGCTGCCTCCAAATCTGAGAATCACCGCTTGTTAGAGTTAGCATTCTCATGGGATGATTCCCAATAAAAATTTGAGTGagttttaaaaactaaatttaaGTAATAATCAACCTAGCAAGTAATGAATGATGACTTAATTGCTTGTTAGAGCACTAGCAGTTAATTAAAATTCCAGTGAAAGATCAGGAAAAAATGACAGCTACTCACTGAAATTGCAAGTATGCCACGAAATGCCCAGTGTTACATATTTGTGTGAGACATACATAAAAAAGGATATGGTTCATATGACTGAATATTAGCTGGCACAAGTACTAGGTAGAAGAGTCTCTGCTAATATTATAATCTATGTGAAACAGTGACTAACTAACCTTCTTAAAGAATATTGGAGcctattttgaaaacagtttaGTAGCCTGAAGATGTACACAGAATCACGAGCTGAGAATGTTCAGCAAATACATATGACTCAAATATGTTTGCATAGCCTCAGCAATAGCCCAGTCTTTAACACTGGGCATTTCGTGGCAGACTTGCAGCTTCAGTGAGTAGCTgtcattttttctgtgctttcactGGAATTTTAGTATTTGTGGACCAATTTACTTTAAGGTCTGCAGTTCTGAGCAAGGCCAGTAGCAACTAGTCTGCAGTGAAGTGAGCAGTGTACAGTACGTACAATCCCAAATGGTACACACATGTTCAGAGCAAAAGAGGATTTTTAATACTATTGAAATAACAACAAAAGTGCTTCAGCAGGGACCAGACAGCTGCAAAACATTTGGGGACAGCTCAGGAATTCCCATGAGCAGAAGTGAGACAGGAAATAGTGAGAAGCTGAATAGAGTAGCTGATGAGAATGCCTTTACTGAAAAGAGAGATGAATTAAAAAGTTCAACAGATCCAAGCGCCAAAGATGGCAGAGAAAATACATCAGGAATCATCTGAAAGGGGGAATAAATTCCCTATACTGAATATCTCACCCTTTTATTCTAATTTAAAGCCATATTTTGCACCATCTGGGACTTGGTCTTCAGGATAGTAACTAGCTAGTTCTGATGATAAATTAGTGCAAAGGTAATAATACTTGCACACTTACATAGTGAAGTGTAGGGAAATGACATTTGGTCATCACATTAAATGTAGGGAACTCATCTTCCAAACCTGTTTATACAGATGACCCAAGTCATGTCTCAGTAATGCACATAATATATTCTTATTTGTAAATAGAATACATTTGAATACATTGTATCAAACCCTAATTGAATAATTAATTTGATAGACACATATTCTGGGTCAGGGTAAGTTTGGAACCAGAAAAAGTTATAGCAAGTGATTCTTTAAATGTGCTGTAACAGTTGGTGATGCCATAAATGTGGGGAAGACCAGTATAGTAAGAGTGGAAGAATTAAAAGGAGAGATTCGAGCTTTTCTGAACAGAATAGCCTTTGCAGTGTCAGAGTGCTGAAGAGCTAGGGTGAAGGGCTGTGTTGGTCTCCTTGTGATTTCCTTGGGAGTGCAACACGCTGGTGGTCATCTTTAACAAGTCTCCGCTAACTTAATTCAGCATATTAGCTGCCAGCGTGTTGATCTGGTGTTCTAATGGGAAGCCTGGAAGGGTCACTATCCACTTAGGGGTGGATGTTTGACTTTTACCTGAGAGAAGCAGGCGGAGTGTGTTGGATGGTGCTTTTTAAGGGGGGGAGCTGGAAGCTGAAACCAGAACATTCCATGGCAACTGGAGAAAGTTCTGAGGAAAGTGCAGCGAGAGCGGCAGGaacccccccctctcccccttcgtAGAGCAGAGACAAAGAACAGGCGAGGAGGGAACTGAAATAGGAAGCAGGAACCATGTCAGGAGACTGGGgactaaaagaaagcaaattaatAAGCCAGTAGAACCACTGGGGGAAAAGGCGCGCAACTGCCTAAAGCCGCTAGCAAAGATAAGCAAATTCCAGATTCTTTCACTGCTCTAAGCATGTGTGAATGCAGCCGGGCTAGTATGTTTAAATATAATCATTTTCTTCACTGTAGCAAGTATAACTCTTGTTTCTGCGACACAGAAACAGATTTGCAGGATGCGAGCACCAAATTATCTATGTAATACGGTGTATTTGAGCTGGGTTTGTCAGTGTTACTACCACTCAAACAACCTCCAATTTCTAAATATGTGTGTTTGTATCAGGGTGTTTGCATATATAATGCAGCAATAAAAAGCTACCGGTAACGTTCTGCCTGCAGCATAGTCAAACGGTTCccatcaaaagcaagagaaatcCGGCATACAGGCTGAGGGCACTGTGTGGCCTGAAGCGCTAATGTAATATTGCATTTTGGAAGTTGGAAGCTCGGTGTGCTCATTTGCACATCAGTACCCAGAATGCTTTTTCAGCTCCACCACTATTTAATTCATGTGCTGGGTCTGAGCTCTTGGAAGGCTCTGTAGTTTGAGATGCCCTTGCATGCGCTAAGTTCAGTGTTTTCTGCAGAACAGTTTAAGTGATGGTGTTGGATCAGGAATAGGTCATCCAGGGATTCTTATGTAGAGTCAGTTTTACAAATGCAAAAGTGGGCTTGAAatctgcaacttaaaaaaaatgcattttaacaaAACTATGAACTCGCTTTCTAAGAGCGTGCATGCGtggaaatatttcttcaaaaGTAAACAAAAGTTGTTCCCCGAGACTGAAAGCGAATTTCGGCTGGAAGCGAGCAAGGATGTCGTTCAGGGCGCAGCTCTTCGCAGGGAGACCTTGAGCACGCGGGGACGCTTCAGCACTAGGACAGCCCGAGCAGCCCCCGCCCGTGGGCCGCGGCGGTGCCGTGGGAGCGTccccccagggcctgcagcccgcccgccggggctgcggggtcGCGGGGTGCGCTCGCTCCGCCGAGGCTCGGGGGAGGCACCGGAGCTTCCCCAACATGGAGGCAGCGGGGCCGTGCGGCTGCCCGAGCCGCCCgagcccccggcccgcggccgcgcttctccccgccggggggggggggtggggaatcGCGCTGCCCGCTGCGCCCCCTCCCCCGCAAtgccgcgcccggccgcccgcgcggcTGCGAGCCGAGCgccggggggcgccgcgccgggggccaccgcgccgggcgccccgcagcccccggggcgcggagcggcgccgcATTGGGCGGCTCGCGCCTGGGGAGGGGGGTgaccgcagcccccccgccccggcggcccctcctctcccggcggggcggggggggagggggcgagcCGCAGCCCGgatatttgggggagggggcgagcgcggccccgccacccccgcgcgccgcgggcgggggccgcgctgccggctCGGCATTggcggagcggcgccggggaggggggaccgcagcccccggcccccgcgggcgggcggggtgGGGGCCGGCCTGCTGGCTCTGGCTGCTCTTGCATTGGCGGATGCGGCgagggaggggggcaggaagcgggggggcagggggagcccggGCGGCCGGAGGGGGGGTCTCTATGAATAGGGTGGGGGGCTCCGGCGCCGGAGAAGAGCGGAAagttggcggcggcggcggcgcgggcgcggcggagcgggcggggcccggagcggagccggcggcggcggcgcctggtCGGGGAGCAGCGGCCGGGGGGCCCCGCTGGATTTTTGTAGGGGGGGTGGTATcgccccctccttctcctccccccaggGGTGAAAGTGCAAGAGGAAGTGCAGCCGCTGCCATCTTTCCTCCGCTCCAAACACACAGGGACGGACGGAgccggcagcgcggagccgcagccgccggagccccctccctgccggctcgctgccgccgcgccgcgcacgCCCCTTCCCGCGGCGGCCTCCGCGGCCGCAGCGCCTCgtggcggccgggcccgggcggcgctcgcgcgccggcggccgcggcggccccgcgcggcgcgcgCCCCTCCGCCGCCCGAGCCTTTTGTCTCGCCCCCCCGCCATCCCCTCGCGCTGTGCAGGGAGCGCagcgcgcgccgccgccgtcgGGCCCGCACAGGGGCGGGGAGCAGGAGGCGGCGCGCGCCGCCGGCGGCCTGAGAGCGCGCGCCCCCTGCGGGCGCCAGCGCGGCGGCGCAGCCCCATGGAGCGGGTGAGCGAGGCCGCCGCCTGCGGCCCCTCGGCGGGCTGCTACACGTACCAGGTGAGCCGGCACAGCGCCGACATGCTGCACAGCCTCAACCAGCAGCGCAAGAACGGCGGCCGCTTCTGCGACGTGCTGCTGCGCGTGGGCGACGAGAGCTTCCCGGCGCACCGGGCGGTGCTGGCCGCCTGCAGCGAGTACTTCGAGTCGGTGTTCAGCGCGCAGCTGGGCGAcggggccgccggcggcggcggcgcggaggcgggcgcggaggcggcggcggcggccggcggggcggcggcggcggccggcggcggcgggcgggagctgGAGATGCACACCATCAGCTCCAAGGTGTTCGGGGACATCCTGGACTTCGCCTACACGTCGCGCATCGTGGTGCGGCTGGAGAGCTTCCCGGAGCTCATGACGGCCGCCAAGTTCCTGCTGATGCGCTCCGTGATCGACATCTGCCAGGAGGTCATCAAGCAGTCCAACGTGCAGATCCTCgtgccccccgcgcgccccgacATCATGCTCttccgccccggggccgccgacCTCGGCTTCCCGCTCGACATGACCAACGGCGCCGGCCTGGCGCCCAACGGCAACGGCATCGCCGGCATGCCCGAAGACGAGGCCGCGCGGGCTGCGCTCTCCGCCGCCCAGTCCTCCCTGCCTGTTCTGCAGGGGGTGGACCGCTTGCCCATGGTGGCAGGACCGCTGTCCCCACCGCTGCTGGCCTCGCCCTTCCAGAACGTCGCTGCTAACGCCCCTGCTTTAAGCACCAAGAGGGGCAGAGGTCGTCCCCGCAAAGCCAATCTCTTGGACTCCATGATGTTTGGTACCCCAGGGGGCCTGCGAGAGGCGGGTATCCTGCCTTGCGGCCTCTGCGGAAAAGTGTTTACGGATGCTAATCGTCTTCGGCAGCACGAGGCTCAGCACGGGGTGACAAGCTTACAGCTGGGCTACATAGACATCCCACCCCCGAGACTGGGTGAAAATGGCGTCCCTGGTCAGGATGACCCTGATGCACCCCGAAAAAGAAGCAGGACAAGGAAACAGGTGGCCTGTGAGATCTGTGGCAAGATTTTTCGGGACGTGTACCACCTGAATCGGCACAAGCTGTCACACTCTGGCGAGAAGCCGTACTCTTGTCCGGTGTGCGGGTTACGGTTCAAGCGGAAAGACAGGATGTCCTATCACGTTCGATCTCATGATGGCTCTGTGGGAAAGCCCTACATCTGCCAGAGCTGTGGAAAAGGCTTCTCCAGGTAAGAGGGAACTTAAGAGAGTTGTAGGCGTCAACAAAGACCTGAGAAGTTACCTGTCCCGTCCCTTGGGAAGTGAGAACAATCCGTACTTAGGATAGTTTGACTGTTCCAGTTTGAAGTGTCTCGAGAAATGAGACTTTACAATTTCCATGGGGAGGCTATTCTGCAGTCTCTTGAAAGGATTTAAAAGTAATTAAGACGTAGAACTGGGAGTCAGTTGGCTTCTGGGTAACATTCCCAGCTTTGTCCCAGGCTTGGTGTATGCGTGTCCTTGGGCAAATCAGTTAGTCTCTCCCTCAAATGACTCTTCTGTGAAATGGGTATTGAAATAATTACCTACCTCACGTAAGTGTCTAGAGACTTCTGATTTGTAAGTAGTTTGAAGGTGCTGTTGAAGTGCAAAATATTAGCACATCTcaagattattatttttctcgtatccattttaaattttcttcttcttaactTCCCTTCATTTCTCTTAGTTCGTAATGTTTTTTATCACCCAAATGTGAAGGAAGAGGTGAGATTTCAAAGGCTGCAGCATCAAGTATCTTTTAATACATGATCTTTGTGTCCTTTGGGTTTACATCCTTCTGAAGGGGATCCTGTTTCTACCCTGCAACATACGTAAGATCTGTGCATTTAATGTTGCTgattttttgttgtcatttttttgtttgtgggaGTTAATTTAATAGGTAGAGTTGTTTGAGACATGTAGCCATGTTAGTTGTATCTGACAGTCTGAGTTAAtgaatttgaaactttttttgaaGTTTGATGCTCACTTTGAGGCTAGAAGTAGTGGGGGCTGGGAGGGATGCACACACTCCGTGTTACTTCTATAGCAGCAGTTGATTTGCTCTAACAGGAGGGAAAGAATCAAGATAAGAAATATGAACCAAAAGTCTGCCAGGAGTTAGAATTATCCTAGCTATATAATCTTCAAAATTGTGCATCTGTTATCTCTCTTTTTGATAGAGGGActtttttttactgaaacaagttttaaatgta
This is a stretch of genomic DNA from Dromaius novaehollandiae isolate bDroNov1 chromosome 17, bDroNov1.hap1, whole genome shotgun sequence. It encodes these proteins:
- the PATZ1 gene encoding POZ-, AT hook-, and zinc finger-containing protein 1 isoform X5 encodes the protein MERVSEAAACGPSAGCYTYQVSRHSADMLHSLNQQRKNGGRFCDVLLRVGDESFPAHRAVLAACSEYFESVFSAQLGDGAAGGGGAEAGAEAAAAAGGAAAAAGGGGRELEMHTISSKVFGDILDFAYTSRIVVRLESFPELMTAAKFLLMRSVIDICQEVIKQSNVQILVPPARPDIMLFRPGAADLGFPLDMTNGAGLAPNGNGIAGMPEDEAARAALSAAQSSLPVLQGVDRLPMVAGPLSPPLLASPFQNVAANAPALSTKRGRGRPRKANLLDSMMFGTPGGLREAGILPCGLCGKVFTDANRLRQHEAQHGVTSLQLGYIDIPPPRLGENGVPGQDDPDAPRKRSRTRKQVACEICGKIFRDVYHLNRHKLSHSGEKPYSCPVCGLRFKRKDRMSYHVRSHDGSVGKPYICQSCGKGFSRPDHLNGHIKQVHTSERPHKCQTCNASFATRDRLRSHLACHEDKVPCQVCGKYLRAAYMADHLKKHSEGPSNFCTICNRGLQAPGVHPEWGSSVPLRQDLWHQRRPEMFTFGPD
- the PATZ1 gene encoding POZ-, AT hook-, and zinc finger-containing protein 1 isoform X3 produces the protein MERVSEAAACGPSAGCYTYQVSRHSADMLHSLNQQRKNGGRFCDVLLRVGDESFPAHRAVLAACSEYFESVFSAQLGDGAAGGGGAEAGAEAAAAAGGAAAAAGGGGRELEMHTISSKVFGDILDFAYTSRIVVRLESFPELMTAAKFLLMRSVIDICQEVIKQSNVQILVPPARPDIMLFRPGAADLGFPLDMTNGAGLAPNGNGIAGMPEDEAARAALSAAQSSLPVLQGVDRLPMVAGPLSPPLLASPFQNVAANAPALSTKRGRGRPRKANLLDSMMFGTPGGLREAGILPCGLCGKVFTDANRLRQHEAQHGVTSLQLGYIDIPPPRLGENGVPGQDDPDAPRKRSRTRKQVACEICGKIFRDVYHLNRHKLSHSGEKPYSCPVCGLRFKRKDRMSYHVRSHDGSVGKPYICQSCGKGFSRPDHLNGHIKQVHTSERPHKCQQENGSHHGISSETSTTIEKLKLQETCNASFATRDRLRSHLACHEDKVPCQVCGKYLRAAYMADHLKKHSEGPSNFCTICNREGQKCSHSDPIESSDSYGDLSDTSDLKTPEKQSTNGSFSCDMAVSKNKMETEGEKKYPCPECGSFFRSKSYLNKHIQKVHVRALGGPLGDLGPALGSPFSPQQNMSLLESFGFQIVQSAFASSLVDPEVDQQPMGPEGK
- the PATZ1 gene encoding POZ-, AT hook-, and zinc finger-containing protein 1 isoform X4, with translation MERVSEAAACGPSAGCYTYQVSRHSADMLHSLNQQRKNGGRFCDVLLRVGDESFPAHRAVLAACSEYFESVFSAQLGDGAAGGGGAEAGAEAAAAAGGAAAAAGGGGRELEMHTISSKVFGDILDFAYTSRIVVRLESFPELMTAAKFLLMRSVIDICQEVIKQSNVQILVPPARPDIMLFRPGAADLGFPLDMTNGAGLAPNGNGIAGMPEDEAARAALSAAQSSLPVLQGVDRLPMVAGPLSPPLLASPFQNVAANAPALSTKRGRGRPRKANLLDSMMFGTPGGLREAGILPCGLCGKVFTDANRLRQHEAQHGVTSLQLGYIDIPPPRLGENGVPGQDDPDAPRKRSRTRKQVACEICGKIFRDVYHLNRHKLSHSGEKPYSCPVCGLRFKRKDRMSYHVRSHDGSVGKPYICQSCGKGFSRPDHLNGHIKQVHTSERPHKCQTCNASFATRDRLRSHLACHEDKVPCQVCGKYLRAAYMADHLKKHSEGPSNFCTICNREGQKCSHSDPIESSDSYGDLSDTSDLKTPEKQSTNGSFSCDMAVSKNKMETEGEKKYPCPECGSFFRSKSYLNKHIQKVHVRALGGPLGDLGPALGSPFSPQQNMSLLESFGFQIVQSAFASSLVDPEVDQQPMGPEGK
- the PATZ1 gene encoding POZ-, AT hook-, and zinc finger-containing protein 1 isoform X1: MERVSEAAACGPSAGCYTYQVSRHSADMLHSLNQQRKNGGRFCDVLLRVGDESFPAHRAVLAACSEYFESVFSAQLGDGAAGGGGAEAGAEAAAAAGGAAAAAGGGGRELEMHTISSKVFGDILDFAYTSRIVVRLESFPELMTAAKFLLMRSVIDICQEVIKQSNVQILVPPARPDIMLFRPGAADLGFPLDMTNGAGLAPNGNGIAGMPEDEAARAALSAAQSSLPVLQGVDRLPMVAGPLSPPLLASPFQNVAANAPALSTKRGRGRPRKANLLDSMMFGTPGGLREAGILPCGLCGKVFTDANRLRQHEAQHGVTSLQLGYIDIPPPRLGENGVPGQDDPDAPRKRSRTRKQVACEICGKIFRDVYHLNRHKLSHSGEKPYSCPVCGLRFKRKDRMSYHVRSHDGSVGKPYICQSCGKGFSRPDHLNGHIKQVHTSERPHKCQQENGSHHGISSETSTTIEKLKLQETCNASFATRDRLRSHLACHEDKVPCQVCGKYLRAAYMADHLKKHSEGPSNFCTICNRGFSSASYLKVHVKTHHGVPLPQVSRHQESIPNGGAAFHCVRTYGIKEGQKCSHSDPIESSDSYGDLSDTSDLKTPEKQSTNGSFSCDMAVSKNKMETEGEKKYPCPECGSFFRSKSYLNKHIQKVHVRALGGPLGDLGPALGSPFSPQQNMSLLESFGFQIVQSAFASSLVDPEVDQQPMGPEGK
- the PATZ1 gene encoding POZ-, AT hook-, and zinc finger-containing protein 1 isoform X2, translating into MERVSEAAACGPSAGCYTYQVSRHSADMLHSLNQQRKNGGRFCDVLLRVGDESFPAHRAVLAACSEYFESVFSAQLGDGAAGGGGAEAGAEAAAAAGGAAAAAGGGGRELEMHTISSKVFGDILDFAYTSRIVVRLESFPELMTAAKFLLMRSVIDICQEVIKQSNVQILVPPARPDIMLFRPGAADLGFPLDMTNGAGLAPNGNGIAGMPEDEAARAALSAAQSSLPVLQGVDRLPMVAGPLSPPLLASPFQNVAANAPALSTKRGRGRPRKANLLDSMMFGTPGGLREAGILPCGLCGKVFTDANRLRQHEAQHGVTSLQLGYIDIPPPRLGENGVPGQDDPDAPRKRSRTRKQVACEICGKIFRDVYHLNRHKLSHSGEKPYSCPVCGLRFKRKDRMSYHVRSHDGSVGKPYICQSCGKGFSRPDHLNGHIKQVHTSERPHKCQTCNASFATRDRLRSHLACHEDKVPCQVCGKYLRAAYMADHLKKHSEGPSNFCTICNRGFSSASYLKVHVKTHHGVPLPQVSRHQESIPNGGAAFHCVRTYGIKEGQKCSHSDPIESSDSYGDLSDTSDLKTPEKQSTNGSFSCDMAVSKNKMETEGEKKYPCPECGSFFRSKSYLNKHIQKVHVRALGGPLGDLGPALGSPFSPQQNMSLLESFGFQIVQSAFASSLVDPEVDQQPMGPEGK